GGACAAGCCCATCTATGCCGTGGTGAGCGACATCTGCGCCTCCGGCGGCTATTACGTCGCCGCCGCCACCGACAAGATCTTCGTCAACGAATCCAGCATCATCGGCTCCATCGGCGTGCGCATGGACAGCTTCGGCTTCGTCGATGCCATCGATAAGCTGGGCATCGAACGCCGCCTGCTCACCGCCGGCGAGAACAAGGCCTTCCTCGATCCCTTCCTGCCCGCGCGCGAGGCGGACGTCGAGCACGTCGAGGCCCTGCTCGACGAGGTCCATCAGCAGTTCATCGATACCGTCAGGAAAGGCCGCGGTGATCGCCTGGTGAATGATCCGGCCATCTTCTCCGGCCTGATCTGGACCGGCGCCCGCGGCGTCGAACTCGGACTGGCCGACGGCTTCGGCAGCGCCGGCCAGGTGGCGCGCGACGTGATCGGCGCCGAGGAGATCATCGACTACACCCCGCGCCCGGACTTCTTCGAGCGCTTCGCCCGCCAGATCGGCGCCTCCCTCGGCCAGTCCCTGGGCA
This sequence is a window from Thiohalobacter thiocyanaticus. Protein-coding genes within it:
- a CDS encoding S49 family peptidase, yielding MSDDNWVEPPGGDKSERNQPSRERGPDANWERDLLNRLAFASLTEQRRARRWGILFKILIFVYLFGLLFLARTDQWDATSVTQHQHTALVDLSGVIAAGSPANADTLARGLRRAFEARKSAGVILRINSPGGSPVQAAYINNEIARLREQYPDKPIYAVVSDICASGGYYVAAATDKIFVNESSIIGSIGVRMDSFGFVDAIDKLGIERRLLTAGENKAFLDPFLPAREADVEHVEALLDEVHQQFIDTVRKGRGDRLVNDPAIFSGLIWTGARGVELGLADGFGSAGQVARDVIGAEEIIDYTPRPDFFERFARQIGASLGQSLGTTLGLDGARLE